A genome region from Passer domesticus isolate bPasDom1 chromosome 27, bPasDom1.hap1, whole genome shotgun sequence includes the following:
- the CNTNAP1 gene encoding contactin-associated protein 1: MSARRLFGLLLAACAGFLSAGPGCLARPCYDELVAPLYSYSIGASSRYNIFYSASFARLHSTSGWSPDPRDKQPWLQIDLMQKHRINAVATQGTFNTYDWLTRYIVLYGDHPTSWKPFFQQGSNWTFFGNVNESGVVRHDLHYPILARYIRIIPVAWNPRGKIGLRLGLYGCPYRSHVLYFDGDDAISYRFRAKRVSTFEDDISFNFKTLEQDGVLMHGEGSQGDYITVELKQAQLLLHISLGSSPLHASEGHTTVAVGSLLDDQHWHSLHIERLGHYVNLTLDGEVKRFRCRGTFDQLDLETEVFFGGVIDHDKQHLTYRQNFRGCVENIMFNGVNVADLARHRRPNIRFEGNVGHYCQDQLTSPITFAGINNYVRVPGIPRRNRLAVSFRFRSWDTVGLLLYTGFSDRLGSLEMVLSEGQVNVSIAQPGKKKLEFAAGHRLNDGFWHSVHLVAREGSAVVTIDDDDGAEFRVAHPFQLRTGSQYFFGGCPKPASVTGCRSNQTAFHGCLQMLNVDMQPVDVELLALQRLAQYHNVFFNVCGITDRCTPNLCEHDSRCIQSWDDFMCICDLTGYKGETCHKSLYKETCDAYRVSGKTSGNYTIDPDGSGPLKPFTVYCDIREDRAWTIIRHNRHYATRVTGSSVDQPYLGAVEYWNASWAEVSALANASEYCEQRIELHCYNSRLLNTPSGLPFSFWMGRNDERHYYWGGSRPGIQRCACGLDKNCADPQYFCNCDADHAIWRTDKGLLTFVDHLPVTQVVIGDTNRTGSEAQFVLGPLRCYGDRNTWNTVSFNRGAALIFPTFQANHSLDISFYFKTTAQSGVFLENPGYRNYIRIELNTTRDLAFIFDIGNGDENVTVRSEVPWNDDEWHQVKAELNVKLARLRVDKLPWVVRPFPPQSFVRLEFDRPLYVGAAEHKMRPFLGCLRALRMNGVTLNLEGKANETEGVRVNCTGYCQDPPVPCQNSGLCVERYSHYTCNCSISAFTGPFCNHDIGGYFEEGTWVRYNILPMSLYAAREFASIVSSPWQPLPGYNLTSEEVSFSFSTTSAPAVLLYVSTFVKDYMAVLIKDDGSLQLRYQLGTSPYVFTLTNKPVTDGRPHRVNITRLHRTLYTQVDYLPIMEQQFSLFVDSKLDSPKNLYLGRVMETGVIDPEIQRYNTPGFSGCLSGVKFNTLVPLKAIFHPTSPLRPYSIRGELVESSCASMLPLSTILIPPEMDPWYMATEFPHVHDDGWIGIIIGFVIFLLLLLSGLLVLLYFYHHRYKGSYHTNEPKAIQDYGGAAKPPSARKEQNLPQILEEPRGD; encoded by the exons ATGAGCGCCCGCCGCCTCTTCGGGCTCTTGCTCGCCGCCTGCGCCGGCTTCCTGAGCGCCGGTCCCGGCTGCCTCGCAC GACCCTGCTACGATGAGCTCGTTGCTCCCCTTTACTCCTATTCCATCGGTGCCTCCTCCAGATACAACATCTTCTACTCGGCCAGCTTCGCCCGTCTGCACA GCACCAGCGGCTGGTCCCCCGACCCCCGGGAcaagcagccctggctccagatCGACCTGATGCAAAAGCACCGGATCAATGCGGTGGCCACGCAGGGAACCTTCAACACCTACGACTGGCTTACACGCTACATTGTGCTCTATGGAGACCACCCCACGAGCTGGAAACCCTTCTTCCAGCAGGGCAGCAACTGG ACATTCTTTGGGAACGTGAACGAGAGCGGGGTGGTGCGGCACGACCTGCATTACCCCATCCTGGCACGGTACATTCGCATCATTCCCGTGGCCTGGAACCCACGTGGGAAGATTGGGCTGCGCCTGGGCCTCTACGGCTGCCCCTACC ggTCCCATGTGCTCTACTTTGATGGGGACGATGCCATCTCCTACCGTTTCCGAGCCAAGAGGGTCAGTACCTTCGAGGATGACATCTCCTTCAACTTCAAGACACTGGAGCAGGATGGGGTGCTGATGCACGGGGAGGGCTCCCAGGGTGACTACATCACAGTGGAGCTcaaacaggcccagctcctcctgcacatCAGCCTAG gcagcagcccacTGCACGCCAGCGAGGGCCACACGACGGTGGCGGTGGGCAGCCTCCTGGATGACCAGCACTGGCACTCGCTGCACATCGAGCGTCTCGGCCACTACGTCAACCTGACGCTGGACGGGGAGGTCAAGCGCTTCCGCTGCCGTGGCACCTTCGACCAGCTTGACCTCGAAACTGAG GTATTCTTTGGAGGGGTGATCGACCACGACAAGCAGCACCTCACGTACCGGCAGAACTTCCGGGGCTGCGTGGAGAACATCATGTTCAACGGGGTCAACGTCGCCGACCTGGCCCGGCACCGGCGGCCCAACATTCGCTTCGAG GGCAACGTGGGCCACTACTGCCAGGACCAGCTGACCAGCCCCATCACCTTCGCCGGCATCAACAACTACGTGCGGGTGCCGGGGATCCCACGGAGGAACCGCCTGGCTGTCAGCTTCCGCTTCCGCTCCTGGGACACTGTTGGCCTCCTGCTCTACACCGGCTTCTCTGACCGCCTGGGCTCCCTCGAGATGGTGCTGAGTGAGGGGCAGGTCAATGTCTCCATCGCCCAGCCTGGCAAGAAGAAGCTGGAGTTTGCTGCAG ggcaTCGCCTGAATGATGGCTTCTGGCACTCGGTGCACCTGGTGGCACgggagggctctgctgtggtgaccattgatgatgatgatggtgctGAGTTCCGGGTGGCACACCCCTTCCAGCTACGCACTGGCAGCCAGTACTTCTTTGGAG GCTGCCCCAAGCCAGCCTCAGTCACTGGCTGCCGCTCAAACCAGACGGCTTTCCACGGCTGCCTGCAGATGCTGAACGTAGACATGCAGCCCGTggacgtggagctgctggcactgcaaCGCCTGGCGCAGTACCACAACGTGTTCTTCAACGTTTGTGGGATCACAGACAG GTGCACCCCCAACCTGTGTGAGCATGACAGCCGCTGCATCCAATCCTGGGATGACTTCATGTGCATCTGCGACCTGACGGGGTACAAGGGGGAGACCTGCCACAAAT ccCTTTACAAGGAAACATGTGATGCTTATCGGGTCAGCGGGAAGACCTCGGGCAACTACACCATCGACCCAGATGGCAGCGGGCCACTCAAGCCCTTCACGGTGTACTGTGACATCCgag AGGACCGAGCGTGGACCATCATCCGGCACAATCGTCACTACGCCACGCGGGTGACGGGCTCCAGCGTGGACCAGCCCTACCTGGGGGCCGTGGAGTACTGGAACGCCTCCTGGGCCGAGGTCTCAGCCCTGGCCAATGCCTCTGAGTACTGCGAGCAGCGCATTGAGCTCCACTGCTACAACTCCCGCCTGCTCAACACCCCCT CCGGGCTGCCCTTCAGCTTCTGGATGGGTCGGAACGATGAGCGGCACTACTACTGGGGGGGCTCGCGGCCGGGCATCCAGCGCTGCGCCTGCGGGCTGGACAAGAACTGTGCTGACCCCCAGTACTTCTGCAACTGTGACGCCGACCATGCAATCTG GAGGACAGACAAGGGTCTGCTGACCTTTGTGGACCACCTGCCCGTCACCCAGGTTGTAATTGGAGACACCAACCGCACTGGCTCTGAAGCCCAGTTTGTGCTGGGGCCCCTACGGTGCTATGGAGACC GCAACACCTGGAACACCGTCTCCTTCAACAGGGGCGCAGCCCTGATCTTCCCCACCTTCCAGGCCAACCACAGCCTTGACATCTCCTTCTACTTCAAGACCACTGCCCAGTCTGGAGTCTTCCTGGAGAACCCAGGCTACAGGAACTACATCCGCATTGAGCTCAACA CCACTAGGGACCTGGCATTTATATTTGACATTGGGAATGGGGACGAGAACGTGACGGTGCGGTCGGAGGTGCCCTGGAACGACGACGAGTGGCACCAGGTGAAGGCTGAGCTCAACGTCAAGCTGGCACGGCTGCGGGTGGACAAGCTGCCCTGGGTGGTGCGGCCATTCCCCCCACAGAGCTTCGTCCGCCTGGAGTTTGACAGGCCCCTCTACGTCG GCGCGGCAGAGCACAAGATGCGCCCGTTCCTGGGGTGCCTGCGGGCTCTGCGGATGAACGGGGTGACGCTCAACCTGGAGGGCAAAGCCAACGAGACGGAGGGCGTGCGGGTCAACTGCACCGGCTACTGCCAGGACCCGCCGGTGCCCTGCCAGAACAGCGGGCTCTGCGTGGAGCGCTACAGCCACTACACCTGCAACTGCAGCATCTCCGCCTTCACCGGGCCCTTCTGCAACCACG ACATCGGTGGGTACTTCGAGGAGGGCACCTGGGTGCGGTACAACATCCTGCCCATGTCGCTGTACGCCGCCCGTGAGTTCGCCAGCATTgtgagcagcccctggcagcccctgcctggctacAACCTCACCAGCGAGGAGGTCAGCTTCAGCTTCAGCACCACCTCAGCGCCTGCCGTGCTGCTCTACGTCAGCACCTTCGTCAAGGACTATATGGCCGTGCTCATCAAGGATGATG GGAGCCTACAGCTGCGCTACCAGCTGGGCACCAGCCCCTACGTCTTCACTCTCACCAACAAGCCAGTGACGGACGGGCGGCCCCACCGTGTCAACATCACCCGCCTGCACCGCACACTCTACACCCAG GTGGACTATCTCCCCATCATGGAGCAGCAGTTTTCCCTGTTTGTGGACAGCAAGCTGGACTCGCCCAAAAACCTGTACCTGGGTCGTGTGATGG AGACTGGCGTGATTGACCCCGAGATCCAGCGCTACAACACACCTGGCTTCTCAGGCTGCCTCTCAGGCGTGAAATTCAACACCCTCGTGCCCCTCAAAGCCATCTTCCACCCCACCAGTCCCCTGCGGCCCTACAGCATCCGGGGGGAGCTGGTGGAGTCGAGCTGTGCCTCAATGCTCCCCCTCAGCACCATCCTTATCCCTCCTGAGATGGACCCCTGGTACATGGCCACAG AGTTCCCCCACGTGCACGACGACGGCTGGATTGGGATCATCATTGGGT tCGTGatcttcctgctcctgctgctgtcagggctgctggtgctgctctaCTTCTACCACCACCGCTACAAGGGCTCTTACCACACCAACGAGCCCAAGGCCATCCAGGATTACGGCGGTGCCGCCAAACCACCGTCGGCACGCAAGGAACAGAACCTGCCCCAGATCCTGGAGGAGCCGAGAGGGGACTAA
- the EZH1 gene encoding histone-lysine N-methyltransferase EZH1 isoform X2 — translation MEIATPPTSKCIMYWKRKVKSEYMRLRQLKRFQANMGAKALFVANFAKVHEKTQILNEDWKKLRVQPVQLMKPVSGHPFLKQCTVESIFPGFSSQTLYMRTLNTVALVPIMYSWSPLQQNFMVEDETVLCNIPYMGDEVKEEDETFIEELINNYDGKVHGEEEMISGSVLISDAVFLELVNALNQYSDEEEEGHNDSEVKQEDGKEELPVTRKRKRIAVEGNKKCSKKRFPNDMIFTAISSMFPEYGFPEDMKERYRELTEVSDPNVLPPQCTPNIDGPCAKSVQREQSLHSFHTLFCRRCFKYDCFLHPFHATPNVYKRKNRETKIEPDPCGADCFLWLEGAKEFAALHNPRSKCSGRRRRRHHVVGASCSSTPAVTETREGDSDRDTGNEWASSSSEANSRCQTPTKQKLSPASSQLFAVETPQEPVEWTGAEESLFRVFHGTYFNNFCSIARLLGTKTCKQVFQFAVKESLITKLPTNELMNPSQKKKRKHRLWAAHCRKIQLKKDNSPTQVYNYQPCDHPEHPCDSSCPCIMTQNFCEKFCQCNPDCQNRFPGCRCKTQCNTKQCPCYLAVRECDPDLCLTCGASEHWDCKVVSCKNCSIQRGLKKHLLLAPSDVAGWGTFIKEAVQKNEFISEYCGELISQDEADRRGKVYDKYMSSFLFNLNNDFVVDATRKGNKIRFANHSVNPNCYAKVVMVNGDHRIGIFAKRAIQAGEELFFDYRYSQADALKYVGIERETDII, via the exons ATGGAAATCGCCACTCCTCCGACCTCCAAGTGCATCATGTACTGGAAAAGGAAAGTCAAGTCCGAGTACATGCGTCTGCGGCAGCTCAAGAGGTTCCAGGCAAACATGGGAGCAAAG GCTCTGTTTGTGGCCAACTTTGCGAAGGTTCATGAGAAGACTCAAATCCTTAATGAAGACTGGAAGAAGCTTCGAGTGCAGCCCGTGCAGCTGATGAAGCCAGTCAGTGGGCACCCGTTCCTGAAACAG TGCACTGTTGAGAgcattttcccaggattttcaaGCCAGACACTGTACATGAGGACCCTGAACACAGTGGCACTGGTGCCCATCATGTACTCCTGGTCCCCTCTGCAGCAGAATTTCATG GTGGAGGATGAAACAGTTCTGTGCAATATCCCCTACATGGGTGACGAGGTGAAGGAAGAAGATGAAACTTTCATTGAAGAGCTTATTAATAACTATGATGGCAAAGTTCATGGAGAGGAAG AAATGATCTCAGGGTCAGTCCTCATCAGTGATGCCGTGTTCCTGGAGCTAGTGAATGCTCTGAATCAGTACTcggacgaggaggaggaaggacaCAATGATTCTGAGGTGAAACAGGAGGATGGGAAAGAGGAGCTGCCAGtgacaaggaaaagaaagcGAATTGCAGTGGAAG GTAACAAGAAGTGTTCAAAGAAGAGGTTCCCCAATGACATGATATTCACTGCTATTTCTTCCATGTTTCCTGAGTATGGCTTCCCAGAGGATATGAAAGAAAG GTACCGGGAGCTGACGGAGGTGTCAGACCCCAACGTGCTGCCCCCACAGTGCACTCCCAACATCGACGGGCCGTGCGCCAAGTCGGTGCAGCGGGAGCAGTCCCTGCACTCCTTCCACACCCTCTTCTGCCGCCGCTGCTTCAAGTACGACTGCTTTCTGCATC CTTTTCATGCTACTCCTAATGTGTACAAACGAAAGAATAGAGAGACCAAGATTGAGCCAGATCCTTGCGGCGCAGACTGTTTCCTCTGGCTG gaAGGAGCCAAGGAGTTTGCTGCACTGCACAACCCCCGATCCAAGTGCTCGGGCCGTCGCCGCCGGCGGCACCACGTGGTGGGCGCGTCCTGCTCCAGCACCCCGGCTGTCACGGAGACCAGGGAGGGCGACAGCGACCGGGACACGGGCAACGAGTGGGCCTCTAGCTCCTCGG AGGCCAACTCCCGCTGCCAAACCCCCACGAAGCAGAAGCTGAGCCCGGCCTCCTCCCAGCTGTTTGCGGTGGAGACGCCACAGGAGCCCGTGGAGTGGACAGGAGCCGAGGAGTCCCTCTTCCGTGTCTTCCATGGCACCTACTTCAACAACTTCTGCTCAAttgccaggctgctggggacaAAGACCTGCAAGCAG GTCTTTCAGTTTGCAGTGAAGGAATCGCTTATAACAAAACTGCCAACAAATGAGTTAATGAATCCAtcccaaaagaagaaaagaaagcacaG GCTGTGGGCTGCACACTGCAGGAAGATCCAGCTGAAAAAAG ATAATTCACCAACCCAGGTGTACAACTACCAGCCCTGTGACCACCCCGAGCATCCCTGTGACAGCTCCTGCCCTTGCATCATGACTCAGAATTTCTGTGAGAAGTTCTGCCAGTGCAACCCTGACT GTCAGAACCGCTTCCCGGGCTGCCGCTGCAAGACCCAGTGCAACACCAAGCAGTGCCCCTGCTACCTGGCTGTGAGGGAGTGTGACCCTGACCTCTGCCTCACCTGTGGtgcttcagagcactgggaCTGCAAGGTGGTGTCCTGCAAGAACTGCAGCATCCAGCGAGGCCTCAAAAAG CATTTGTTGCTGGCCCCATCAGACGTGGCTGGCTGGGGGACCTTCATCAAGGAGGCTGTGCAGAAGAATGAGTTCATCTCCGAGTACTGCGGGGAG CTCATTTCACAGGATGAGGCTGACAGGCGAGGAAAGGTCTACGACAAGTACATGTCCAGCTTCCTCTTCAACCTCAACAATG atTTTGTTGTTGACGCTACTcgcaaaggaaataaaatccgCTTTGCCAACCACTCAGTGAACCCCAACTGCTATGCGAAAG TTGTGATGGTGAACGGAGACCACCGCATTGGCATCTTCGCCAAGAGAGCCATCCAGGCAGGAGAGGAGCTCTTCTTTGACTACAG GTACAGCCAGGCAGATGCCCTGAAGTATGTCGGCATAGAGAGGGAGACGGACATCATCTAA
- the EZH1 gene encoding histone-lysine N-methyltransferase EZH1 isoform X1 — MAEQKMEIATPPTSKCIMYWKRKVKSEYMRLRQLKRFQANMGAKALFVANFAKVHEKTQILNEDWKKLRVQPVQLMKPVSGHPFLKQCTVESIFPGFSSQTLYMRTLNTVALVPIMYSWSPLQQNFMVEDETVLCNIPYMGDEVKEEDETFIEELINNYDGKVHGEEEMISGSVLISDAVFLELVNALNQYSDEEEEGHNDSEVKQEDGKEELPVTRKRKRIAVEGNKKCSKKRFPNDMIFTAISSMFPEYGFPEDMKERYRELTEVSDPNVLPPQCTPNIDGPCAKSVQREQSLHSFHTLFCRRCFKYDCFLHPFHATPNVYKRKNRETKIEPDPCGADCFLWLEGAKEFAALHNPRSKCSGRRRRRHHVVGASCSSTPAVTETREGDSDRDTGNEWASSSSEANSRCQTPTKQKLSPASSQLFAVETPQEPVEWTGAEESLFRVFHGTYFNNFCSIARLLGTKTCKQVFQFAVKESLITKLPTNELMNPSQKKKRKHRLWAAHCRKIQLKKDNSPTQVYNYQPCDHPEHPCDSSCPCIMTQNFCEKFCQCNPDCQNRFPGCRCKTQCNTKQCPCYLAVRECDPDLCLTCGASEHWDCKVVSCKNCSIQRGLKKHLLLAPSDVAGWGTFIKEAVQKNEFISEYCGELISQDEADRRGKVYDKYMSSFLFNLNNDFVVDATRKGNKIRFANHSVNPNCYAKVVMVNGDHRIGIFAKRAIQAGEELFFDYRYSQADALKYVGIERETDII; from the exons ATGGCCGAGCA AAAAATGGAAATCGCCACTCCTCCGACCTCCAAGTGCATCATGTACTGGAAAAGGAAAGTCAAGTCCGAGTACATGCGTCTGCGGCAGCTCAAGAGGTTCCAGGCAAACATGGGAGCAAAG GCTCTGTTTGTGGCCAACTTTGCGAAGGTTCATGAGAAGACTCAAATCCTTAATGAAGACTGGAAGAAGCTTCGAGTGCAGCCCGTGCAGCTGATGAAGCCAGTCAGTGGGCACCCGTTCCTGAAACAG TGCACTGTTGAGAgcattttcccaggattttcaaGCCAGACACTGTACATGAGGACCCTGAACACAGTGGCACTGGTGCCCATCATGTACTCCTGGTCCCCTCTGCAGCAGAATTTCATG GTGGAGGATGAAACAGTTCTGTGCAATATCCCCTACATGGGTGACGAGGTGAAGGAAGAAGATGAAACTTTCATTGAAGAGCTTATTAATAACTATGATGGCAAAGTTCATGGAGAGGAAG AAATGATCTCAGGGTCAGTCCTCATCAGTGATGCCGTGTTCCTGGAGCTAGTGAATGCTCTGAATCAGTACTcggacgaggaggaggaaggacaCAATGATTCTGAGGTGAAACAGGAGGATGGGAAAGAGGAGCTGCCAGtgacaaggaaaagaaagcGAATTGCAGTGGAAG GTAACAAGAAGTGTTCAAAGAAGAGGTTCCCCAATGACATGATATTCACTGCTATTTCTTCCATGTTTCCTGAGTATGGCTTCCCAGAGGATATGAAAGAAAG GTACCGGGAGCTGACGGAGGTGTCAGACCCCAACGTGCTGCCCCCACAGTGCACTCCCAACATCGACGGGCCGTGCGCCAAGTCGGTGCAGCGGGAGCAGTCCCTGCACTCCTTCCACACCCTCTTCTGCCGCCGCTGCTTCAAGTACGACTGCTTTCTGCATC CTTTTCATGCTACTCCTAATGTGTACAAACGAAAGAATAGAGAGACCAAGATTGAGCCAGATCCTTGCGGCGCAGACTGTTTCCTCTGGCTG gaAGGAGCCAAGGAGTTTGCTGCACTGCACAACCCCCGATCCAAGTGCTCGGGCCGTCGCCGCCGGCGGCACCACGTGGTGGGCGCGTCCTGCTCCAGCACCCCGGCTGTCACGGAGACCAGGGAGGGCGACAGCGACCGGGACACGGGCAACGAGTGGGCCTCTAGCTCCTCGG AGGCCAACTCCCGCTGCCAAACCCCCACGAAGCAGAAGCTGAGCCCGGCCTCCTCCCAGCTGTTTGCGGTGGAGACGCCACAGGAGCCCGTGGAGTGGACAGGAGCCGAGGAGTCCCTCTTCCGTGTCTTCCATGGCACCTACTTCAACAACTTCTGCTCAAttgccaggctgctggggacaAAGACCTGCAAGCAG GTCTTTCAGTTTGCAGTGAAGGAATCGCTTATAACAAAACTGCCAACAAATGAGTTAATGAATCCAtcccaaaagaagaaaagaaagcacaG GCTGTGGGCTGCACACTGCAGGAAGATCCAGCTGAAAAAAG ATAATTCACCAACCCAGGTGTACAACTACCAGCCCTGTGACCACCCCGAGCATCCCTGTGACAGCTCCTGCCCTTGCATCATGACTCAGAATTTCTGTGAGAAGTTCTGCCAGTGCAACCCTGACT GTCAGAACCGCTTCCCGGGCTGCCGCTGCAAGACCCAGTGCAACACCAAGCAGTGCCCCTGCTACCTGGCTGTGAGGGAGTGTGACCCTGACCTCTGCCTCACCTGTGGtgcttcagagcactgggaCTGCAAGGTGGTGTCCTGCAAGAACTGCAGCATCCAGCGAGGCCTCAAAAAG CATTTGTTGCTGGCCCCATCAGACGTGGCTGGCTGGGGGACCTTCATCAAGGAGGCTGTGCAGAAGAATGAGTTCATCTCCGAGTACTGCGGGGAG CTCATTTCACAGGATGAGGCTGACAGGCGAGGAAAGGTCTACGACAAGTACATGTCCAGCTTCCTCTTCAACCTCAACAATG atTTTGTTGTTGACGCTACTcgcaaaggaaataaaatccgCTTTGCCAACCACTCAGTGAACCCCAACTGCTATGCGAAAG TTGTGATGGTGAACGGAGACCACCGCATTGGCATCTTCGCCAAGAGAGCCATCCAGGCAGGAGAGGAGCTCTTCTTTGACTACAG GTACAGCCAGGCAGATGCCCTGAAGTATGTCGGCATAGAGAGGGAGACGGACATCATCTAA
- the VPS25 gene encoding vacuolar protein-sorting-associated protein 25 gives MSFVWPWQYSFPPFFTLQPNGETRQKQLSAWCALALAYSQEHRLPAMTVREAQDIPLFANHRLQRKLPLESIQVVLEELRKNGNLEWLDKNKTSFLIMWKRPEEWGKLIYQWVSKNGLTNSVFTLYELVSGDDTENEEFHGLDEATLLRALQALQQEHKAEIITLDDGRGVKFF, from the exons atGAGCTTCGTGTGGCCCTGGCAGTACagcttccctcccttcttcac GCTGCAGCCCAACGGCGAGACGCGGCAGAAGCAGCTGTCGGCCTGGTGCGCGCTGGCGCTGGCCTACAGCCAGGAGCACCGGCTGCCCGCCATGACGGTGCGGGAGGCCCAGGACATCCCGCTGTTCGCCAACCACCGCCTGCAGC GGAAGCTGCCGCTGGAATCCATCCAGGTGGTGCTGGAGGAGCTCCGCAAGAACG GGAACCTGGAGTGGTTAGACAAGAACAAAACCAGCTTTCTGATCATGTGGAAGAGGCCAGAAGAATGGGGAAAGCTCATCTACCAATGG GTGTCCAAGAACGGCCTGACCAACTCTGTGTTCACGCTGTATGAACTGGTCAGTGGAGATGACACAGAGAATGAAG AGTTTCATGGCCTGGATGAGGCCACGCTGCTCCGTGCCCTGCAGGCCTTGCAGCAGGAGCACAAGGCTGAGATCATCACGCTGGATGACGGCCGGGGCGTCAAGTTCTTCTGA
- the RAMP2 gene encoding receptor activity-modifying protein 2 — MAPCAHTSSGRVSRGLLLLCVLLGTGLCHTDAVTTSFSQDTGTSPPTATSNWTAQSMEGNYTAITQHCWDYFVYLMRNVMTSELCEWKVISRPYSELQRCLEEWAERLNHSYPNALAEQYIFQSHHRYFHNCTLEHPVYFDPPEDVLLAMIIAPICLIPFLVTLVIWRSKDGKAQA; from the exons ATGGCACCGTGCGCGCACACGAGCTCCGGCCGCGTCTCCCgagggctcctgctgctctgcg TGCTCCTGGGGACTGGCCTTTGTCACACGGATGCTGTGACAACGAGCTTCAGCCAGGACACTGGGACAAGCCCACCCACGGCCACCTCCAACTGGACAGCCCAGTCCATGG AGGGGAATTACACCGCcatcacacagcactgctgggactaCTTCGTCTACCTGATGAGGAACGTGATGACATCGGAGCTGTGCGAGTGGAAAGTCATCAGCAG GCCCTACAGCGAGCTGCAGCGCTGCCTGGAGGAGTGGGCAGAGCGCCTCAACCACAGCTACCCCAACGCCCTGGCCGAGCAGTACATCTTCCAGAGCCACCACCGCTACTTCCACAACTGCACCCTGGAGCACCCGGTGTACTTCGACCCGCCCGAGGACGTGCTCCTGGCCATGATCATCGCACCCATCTGCCTCATCCCCTTCCTCGTCACGCTGGTCATCTGGCGCAGCAAGGACGGCAAGGCGCAGGCTTAG